In the genome of Caulobacter flavus, the window CAGGAACGGTACGCCGGCGCCATGCGCGACCTCGACACGCGCATCCAAAGCGAGGCGTGGGTGCTGGGCCAGTCCAATGCGGACGCCGCCACGGTCAGGGGACAGATGCGATCCCTGCAGGCGGACGTCGCCAAGCTCTACGCCCGGGCCTATACCGCGGCCTGGGAACGCACGCTGGCGGTGCTTCAGCCCGCGGACTATTTCGCCGAAGGCGATCAGGGTCGCCAGGTGCTGACGGCGATCAAGCAGCGACCTCTGGCCATCGTGCTGCGCCAGGTGAGCGACAACACCAAGTTCTCCGACTCGGCCGCCGCCAAGGCCGGAGCGATGGTCCAGAAGCGGGTGTTCCAGCGCGCCCCGAACGCCGCCGCCGTTGGCGCGATCCAGGGATCGACCGGGTTCGACGCGGCCAGGGAAATCGAGAACCAATTCAGCGCCCTGCACCGCTACACGGCCTCGCCGGAAGGGGTCGACGCCTTCTCCAAGGTGCTTCGCGACGCCGTCGAAGCCAGCGCCGCGGCCAAGAGAACGGAGGCCGACGACACCGTCCGCGGCGATTTCACCCGCGCGATGGCCAGGCTCGAGGGCGCCATCACCGACGCGCCCGCAGGCCCCGTCCAGAACTTCGTCGCCTCGGCCTCGGGCAAGGCGACCGGGACGATCGAAAAGGTCAACCGGACCGCCGTGAACTCCGCCTACAAGCGCCAGGCCCTGGGCGACTGCGCCTCCGCCACGGAAGGCCTCTACCCCTTCGTCGATCGGTCGGGCACGGATGCGCAACTCGCGGCCATGCAGCGCGCGTTCGGCGTCGGCGGCTCGTTCGACACCTACATCAATGGCAATCTGGTCGGCCCCAACTACATCGACCGATCCCAGCCGATCTGGCGCTGGCGACAGGACGATCCGGTCGCCGCCAGCTTCGATCCCAGCAGCGCCGAGCAGTTCATGAAGGCCGCCCAGATCAGGGACCTCATGGCCAACGGCGTCAGCTTCAAGATCCTGGCGATCCGCTTCAGCGGCGCGGCCACCGGCGCCGACTTCGTCCAGGGCGGCGCCTCGCACCCTTTCGAACAGGGACAGGGCGGAAGCTACGACATCGTCTGGATGCCGGGGGCCGGTTCATATCCCGCCAAGGTGGTCTTGCGGGGCGGAACCCGGCCGATCAGCTTCGACGGCCCGTGGGCCCTGGTGAAACTGTTCAACGCGGCGCAGCTGGAGAGCATCGACCCGATGCGCTTCAACGCGACGTTCTCGGACGGCACCGCCAAGGTCACCTTCCAGGTGACGATGAGGTCCCAGCCCAATCCGTTCGGCAGCCGCTTCTGGTCCTTCCGCTGTCCGGCTGGAGTGTGATCGGCATGCTCTCGCGCCCCGCCTTCTTCGGCAAACTCCCCCGGCACGGCGACTTCGTCAGCCGCGGGCTGCCGGACGTTCTGAGGGATGGATGGGACGAGTGGTGCAGCGCCCAGCTCATGGCTGCCCGCAACGCCCTCGGGGCACGCTTCGAGGCGCGGCACGACGCCGCCCCCAGCTGGCGCTTCACGGTGAACGACGGCGACAGCTGGGCCGCCGGCGCGCTGGCCCCCTCGATCGACGAGGCGGGGCGGCGCTTCTTCATCATGGCCCAGTTCGGCGAGCTGACCGCGGCCGAGGCCCTGGCCTGGGGCGGCCCGTTGAGCGCCGTCTGCGAGGACGAGCTCTATCGCGCCCTGGCCGATCGTATCGACGGGGAGATGCTCCTCAGCCGCCTGACGGAAGCCGCGCGCGGCCTTGATCTGTCGGTCGGACCGGCCTGGAACCTGCTGGAGGCGTCCGCCATGGCCGACGGCGTGTGGTGGACGGAAGGGGCCGACGCCCACGCCGCCGCGCGAGCCGTCGGTCGATGGCCGCCGCCCGGAACCATCCTCATGCATGCGCGCACGGACCTGGAGGCGGCCAGTGAGTGAGAACATCCGGATTCAGGCCGCCAGCCTCACCCACCAGGGGCTGGTCAGAAAGGCCAACGAGGATTCGATCCTTCAACGCGACGACATCGGGCTGTGGATCGTCGCCGACGGCATGGGCGGCCACCAGGGCGGCAAGTTCGCCTCGTCGACCGTCGTCGAGGCGTTGAGCGGCATCGAGCTCGACCACGACGGAGAGGGACTGCTGTCGGGCGTGCAGCGCGCGGTCGGCGCGGCCAACACGGCCATATACGAGGCCTCGCAGAACGGCCTGCGCATGGGAACGACCATCGTGGGCCTGACCCTCGACGACACCTGCTTCACCTGCTTCTGGGCCGGCGACAGCCGTGCCTATCTGCTCCGCGACGCCAAGCTCTATCGCCTGACCAAGGACCACACGCGCGTCCAGGACATGGTCGATTCCGGCCTCCTGACCTCGGAAGAAGCCGCCAGCCATCCGATGGCGCACGTCCTGTCCCGCGCCATCGGCGTCGAGGAACAGGTGCAGTTGGGCACGGTGCGCGACGTCCTGCTGGCGAACGACGTCTTCTTCCTGTGCAGCGACGGCGTCCACGGGGTCGTCAAGGACTCCGAACTCACAGAGACGCTGCTTCATCGCGGCCCGGCCGGCGCCTGCAAGGAGCTTCTGGAGCTCGTGCTCAAGCGCGGCGCCCCTGACAACGCCAGTATGATCGTGGTCGCCTGCCAGCAGGCCACCGCCATCGCCATCCCCCTGGATCAATGAGGGCGTCGACTTGAGCGATCACGATACCCCGCCGGAAAGCCCAACCACGCCTCGCCGCCGCTCTCGGGCGGGCGCCGTGAAGATCGGCGCCGTGCTGAACGGGGCCTACAAGGTCAGCCGCTTCATAAAGCGCGGCGGCATGGGCGAGATCTACGAGGGGATCAACACCCTCAGCTCGGACCGGGTGGCCATCAAGATGATGCTGGCCATGCATGCCGAGGACAAGGATGTCCGCAGCATGTTCCTGCGGGAAATCAGCATCCTGTCGACCCTGTCCCATCCCGCGATCGTCGGCTACCGCTTCGCCACGGTCGATCCGTCCCTGGGGACGCTGTATTGCGTCACCGAGTTCATCGACGGTCCGCAGCTCGACGACATCATGGGCGACACCAAGCCCACGACCGAGGACATCGTCGTCCTGGTCCGCAGGCTGGCCGAGGGACTGGCCGCCGCGCACGAGCAGAAGATCTTCCATCGCGACCTGTCGCCGGACAACATAATGCTGCCCGGCGGCAACCTGGCCCGCGCCAAGATCATCGACTTCGGAATCGCCAAGGCCACGCTCGGCGGCGCCGACGGCACGATCTACGACGGCACCTTCAAGGGCAAGTTCGGCTACGCCGCCCCCGAACAGCTCGGCGACTTCGGCAGCGACGTCGGCGAGTGGACCGACGTCTATGGCTTGGGGCTGGTGGCGCTGGCCTTCGCCACGGGCAAGCCGCCGTTGCCGTTCACCAACATCGCCGAGGCCGTGGACCGCCGACGGGCCGGCGTCGATGTCTCCAGGGCCCCGCCGGAACTGCAACCGATCCTGCGCGCCATGCTGGCGGCGGAGCCGGCCAAGCGCCTTCGCTCGATGGAGGCTGTGCTCCGGGAACTGGACAAGCTGGGCAAGCCGAAGGGGCTCGGAGGCGCCGACCGCCTGAAGGTCCTGACCGCGACGGCCGCCACGACGGTCGCGGCCTTGGCGCGCGGCCTGGCCGCCAGGGCCGTCGGCCTGGCTTCGGCGATCCGCTTCGACGCCCTGCCCCGCCCGGCGCTCGTGGCCGGCGGCGCTGGCCTGCTGCTCCTGGTGCTGGTGCTGGGCGCCATGGTGATGATCCTCGACAAGCAGGATCCGCCGCCCGTGCAGCCGCCCCCAAGGGAGATCGTCGCTCCCACGCCCAGCGAATCCGTCGCCGAAGTCGCCCGGAAGGCCGCCGAAGGCGCCATGCCGCAGATCGACTGCAGTTGGCTGGACATCACCGAGGCGACGAGCAACAGCGGTGCGGTCGCGCTCACGCTCAGCGGCGCCGCGCTCGATCAGGTCTCGGTCTCCAACGCCATCCAGACCGTCACCAGCGAAGTCGTGAAACCCTCCGTGGTCAGCGTCGACACCAGCCGCCTCAACATCGTGACCCCGGCGGTCTGCGGGGTTCTCAACGCGTTCAGGATTCATCGCGACGTGCAGCCCAACAACGTGCTGGCGATGAGCAGCACCCAGACCGTCTGGGAGCGCGAGACCCGCCAGCCTGGGTGCGTGCCGCAGACCAGCTTTGCGCGGCCCGTCATCGAGGTCGCCGCCGACTCCGATTTCACGCTGCTGCTGCTCAGCGAGGACGGCTACATCGAACAGGCCATCGTCGATCGCAACGACGCGGGCAGCCAGACGCGGCGTCGATCGGCGACCCTCGTCCCGAGCGGTTCGGCGGGCGACAAGTTCACCTTCGCGGGTTGCCGGCCCGAGATGGGGAAACAGGCGCTGGTGCTCGTCAAGGGCGCCGGTCCGTTCGATCTTGGCATCAGGCCCCACACCCTGGCCCTGGCGCCCAGGGATTTTGGCGCGAATTTCGACAAGCTGGCCGCGGCGAACGGCTGGAAGGTCCAGATGCTCTGGTACGGCATCAGCGACACCAAGCCCGACCAGGTGGTTCCGCCCGACGCCATGCCGCCGCCGAGGGTTGCGTCCCGGCCCCCATCCCAGCCGCCGTCGGCGCAGATCGAGGTTGCGGACCACGCGCCGCCCGCCGACAGTTTCGTCAACAGGCAGCCAGACATCTCTGTCGCCGAGCCGACCGACACCGCCCCCGGCAAGAAGGCGCCGTGCCAGAAGTACGATACGGCATGGACATATCTTGGCGATATGTCGCTCAACGCCTGCATCAGGAGCGCGTTCTCCGGGCAATGCTCGGTGCACGGCGCTCGGTCCGGCGACGTCCAGCTGAGGCGCTACAACGGCAATATCCAACGCAAGGGCGTGTTCGGCTGGAGCCGGGTGGCGAAATCCGACTGCCCCGCCAGCTAGGGTGCGGACCCTAGGACGGCGCCTCGCCGTGCCTGGGGCCCGGCCTGGGGCCTGCCTGGGTGACCAGGCGACCGCCGTCGAGGCTGAAGCGGGTCAAGCCGGCGCCCGCTTCGTCCTCCACGATGTAGGCGTCGATATCGCGGAACCATTCGCCGAGCTGCTCGGGCTCGACGAGCGGAAAATAGACGCGGAACACCCGCGGGTCCCAGAAACGGAACAGCACCGGCCCCTGCCCGCCGGGCAATTTGGCCTGCGTGAAATGGCGCAGTCGCCGACGAACCGCCTGCAGGCTGGCCCGCGATTGCATCAGCAGCCCCCAGGATCTACCCCAGCCTTCGTGCCGCCAGAGATCCGACAGGGGGTCGTGTTCGGCCAGCTCGACCACATGCGGACAGACCCGGACCACCCGGGGATCGAGCCGCCCTTCGTACAGGCACCGCGATCCCTGCGGCGCCAACCGCGCCACATGCTCGTACAGGCCCGGCGCCCGCGCCAGGTCGATCACGCCATAGACGTGGAGGGGGGCATGGTCCTGGTTCAACCTCGACCTCGATCCGTCGTCCCGATCACCGGGCGTCTCTTCAGGCGCTCTCGACGATCCGCCGGACCACGCCGGCGACGGCGAACAGCTTGTCTCCGATCGCCCGGTCGACATCGACCACCTCGCGGACGCCGATCAGACCGATATTGACCTTGCGCAGATAGTCGAGGTCGTAGGCGCCCTGCTTCTCCATCTCGATCAGCCGCCCGATCTGCCGGATCGCCGAGTCGACCATGGGCGAGGGACCATGGGTTTCGAGGAACACCTCGCAGGACCTCATCGCCTCGGCATAGAGCTGCAGTCGACCAGACATCGATGGCCTCAGCGGAAATCGGGGATGAAGTACTGGACGCCGCCGCCATCGTAGACCTCGCCCGTATCGGGATCGACGAAGGGCGCGGCCGTCGACTTCAGGGCCGTCACCGACGCGCCGGTCTCGTACGGCTTGGCGATGCGATTGTCGGAAATGCCGAGCTGGCCGGCCGGCGTGCCCGGCGGCGCGAAGTATCGGCCTCGGGGGCGACCGTCCTTCTGGTGCTGCACCAGTTCGGTCCGGGGCGGGAGCGTCACCTCCTCCACCGGCTGGCTGAAGTCGATCCCCTGGATGTGGGACTGCAGCTCGTCCTCGGATATCCCGCAGCCGCGATAGAATTGCAGGGCTTGCGCCTTGTTCCTCGAGGTCTCCTCGGCGACCGTCTGGGCCTTGGTCAGCGCCTGCTCGAAACAGACCTCGCAGAACGGCGCCCCCCGGCTCGCCGCCGAGATCAGGACCTTGATCTGCGCCTCGGCCGCCGCGAACGCCAGGGAGACGCCGTCGAAGCCCGCGCCGCCGCCGGACCCGCTGCCGGTCTCGCCGATGATCACCGTCGGCAGGCCCAGCACGATGATCCCGCCGTGGGCGGTGTTGTCGCCCAGCCTCGCCGCCGGTCGCTTGTTGACGAAGACGCCCGCAGATCCCTTGGCGACCACGTCGGGCGGGCCGACGCAGACCGCCATGTCGCCCACGCGGGCCTGGGGCAGCTTGCCGCTGAACACGTTGGGCGAGCCCAGGGCGATCGGCCCGCCGACGTGCGGCACGACGCCGGTCACCATCGGACAGGTGTGAAGGTCGGTGATCCGCGCGGCCGGCGGCATCAGCGGCCCCTTCCCCGCTCGGCGAGGCGGCCGCTCATAGCGCCTGATCCTCGTAGGCGCGTCGGAACGCCTTGGCGAACATGTCCAGGAACGCCTCGTTGGAATCCATGGCGACGCCGTCGAACTCGC includes:
- the tagF gene encoding type VI secretion system-associated protein TagF, yielding MLSRPAFFGKLPRHGDFVSRGLPDVLRDGWDEWCSAQLMAARNALGARFEARHDAAPSWRFTVNDGDSWAAGALAPSIDEAGRRFFIMAQFGELTAAEALAWGGPLSAVCEDELYRALADRIDGEMLLSRLTEAARGLDLSVGPAWNLLEASAMADGVWWTEGADAHAAARAVGRWPPPGTILMHARTDLEAASE
- a CDS encoding PP2C family protein-serine/threonine phosphatase translates to MSENIRIQAASLTHQGLVRKANEDSILQRDDIGLWIVADGMGGHQGGKFASSTVVEALSGIELDHDGEGLLSGVQRAVGAANTAIYEASQNGLRMGTTIVGLTLDDTCFTCFWAGDSRAYLLRDAKLYRLTKDHTRVQDMVDSGLLTSEEAASHPMAHVLSRAIGVEEQVQLGTVRDVLLANDVFFLCSDGVHGVVKDSELTETLLHRGPAGACKELLELVLKRGAPDNASMIVVACQQATAIAIPLDQ
- a CDS encoding serine/threonine-protein kinase, which translates into the protein MKIGAVLNGAYKVSRFIKRGGMGEIYEGINTLSSDRVAIKMMLAMHAEDKDVRSMFLREISILSTLSHPAIVGYRFATVDPSLGTLYCVTEFIDGPQLDDIMGDTKPTTEDIVVLVRRLAEGLAAAHEQKIFHRDLSPDNIMLPGGNLARAKIIDFGIAKATLGGADGTIYDGTFKGKFGYAAPEQLGDFGSDVGEWTDVYGLGLVALAFATGKPPLPFTNIAEAVDRRRAGVDVSRAPPELQPILRAMLAAEPAKRLRSMEAVLRELDKLGKPKGLGGADRLKVLTATAATTVAALARGLAARAVGLASAIRFDALPRPALVAGGAGLLLLVLVLGAMVMILDKQDPPPVQPPPREIVAPTPSESVAEVARKAAEGAMPQIDCSWLDITEATSNSGAVALTLSGAALDQVSVSNAIQTVTSEVVKPSVVSVDTSRLNIVTPAVCGVLNAFRIHRDVQPNNVLAMSSTQTVWERETRQPGCVPQTSFARPVIEVAADSDFTLLLLSEDGYIEQAIVDRNDAGSQTRRRSATLVPSGSAGDKFTFAGCRPEMGKQALVLVKGAGPFDLGIRPHTLALAPRDFGANFDKLAAANGWKVQMLWYGISDTKPDQVVPPDAMPPPRVASRPPSQPPSAQIEVADHAPPADSFVNRQPDISVAEPTDTAPGKKAPCQKYDTAWTYLGDMSLNACIRSAFSGQCSVHGARSGDVQLRRYNGNIQRKGVFGWSRVAKSDCPAS
- a CDS encoding DUF4123 domain-containing protein, with protein sequence MNQDHAPLHVYGVIDLARAPGLYEHVARLAPQGSRCLYEGRLDPRVVRVCPHVVELAEHDPLSDLWRHEGWGRSWGLLMQSRASLQAVRRRLRHFTQAKLPGGQGPVLFRFWDPRVFRVYFPLVEPEQLGEWFRDIDAYIVEDEAGAGLTRFSLDGGRLVTQAGPRPGPRHGEAPS
- a CDS encoding PAAR domain-containing protein, which codes for MPPAARITDLHTCPMVTGVVPHVGGPIALGSPNVFSGKLPQARVGDMAVCVGPPDVVAKGSAGVFVNKRPAARLGDNTAHGGIIVLGLPTVIIGETGSGSGGGAGFDGVSLAFAAAEAQIKVLISAASRGAPFCEVCFEQALTKAQTVAEETSRNKAQALQFYRGCGISEDELQSHIQGIDFSQPVEEVTLPPRTELVQHQKDGRPRGRYFAPPGTPAGQLGISDNRIAKPYETGASVTALKSTAAPFVDPDTGEVYDGGGVQYFIPDFR